Proteins encoded together in one Schumannella luteola window:
- the efeU gene encoding iron uptake transporter permease EfeU: MLANYLIGLREGLEAGLIVGILVAYLRKSGRRDLLPKLWIGIAAAIAVSLGLGAILTWGPSTLSFQAQEAIGGGLSIVAVGFVTWMVLWMAKHAPTLSRELRERADSAIVGGGIGLVVLGVVSVGREGIETAIFVWATVASTQDPVASFVGVVLGILTAVALAALISLGFLRIDLGRFFRWTGVVLVVVAAGVFAYGVGDLQEAGILPGVGQHALNLAAVVPPTSWWGILLAGLFNVTAEPTWLQVIVWVLYIAIVMPLFVLRQRPKRPRTGDTASAQPAAASATPDAVTGTAPASNSA; this comes from the coding sequence GTGCTCGCGAACTATCTGATCGGACTCCGCGAAGGCCTCGAAGCCGGACTCATCGTCGGCATCCTCGTCGCCTACCTCCGCAAATCCGGGCGCCGCGACCTGCTGCCGAAGCTCTGGATCGGCATCGCCGCCGCCATCGCCGTCTCGCTCGGCCTCGGCGCGATCCTCACCTGGGGCCCGTCGACGCTCAGCTTCCAGGCCCAGGAGGCCATCGGCGGCGGACTCTCGATCGTCGCGGTCGGCTTCGTCACCTGGATGGTGCTCTGGATGGCGAAGCACGCCCCCACGCTGAGCCGCGAGCTGCGCGAGCGAGCGGACTCCGCGATCGTCGGCGGCGGCATCGGTCTCGTCGTGCTGGGCGTCGTCAGCGTCGGCCGCGAGGGCATCGAGACCGCGATCTTCGTCTGGGCCACCGTCGCCTCGACCCAGGATCCCGTCGCCAGCTTCGTCGGCGTCGTGCTCGGCATCCTCACCGCCGTCGCGCTCGCCGCGCTCATCTCGCTCGGCTTCCTGCGCATCGACCTCGGCCGCTTCTTCCGCTGGACCGGCGTCGTGCTCGTCGTGGTCGCCGCCGGCGTCTTCGCCTACGGCGTCGGCGACCTGCAGGAGGCCGGCATCCTGCCGGGCGTCGGGCAGCACGCGCTGAACCTCGCCGCCGTCGTGCCGCCGACCAGCTGGTGGGGCATCCTGCTCGCCGGCCTGTTCAACGTCACCGCCGAGCCCACCTGGCTGCAGGTGATCGTCTGGGTGCTCTACATCGCGATCGTGATGCCGCTGTTCGTGCTGCGGCAGCGCCCGAAGCGCCCTCGCACCGGCGACACCGCGTCCGCGCAGCCCGCCGCGGCCTCCGCGACACCGGATGCCGTCACCGGCACGGCTCCCGCCTCGAACTCCGCCTGA
- the fdxA gene encoding ferredoxin: MTYVIALPCVDVKDRACIDECPVDCIYEGDRMLYIQADECVDCGACEPVCPVEAIYYEDDLPDEWKDYYNANVEFFQEIGSPGGAAKVGPIPGDHALIAALPPQA; the protein is encoded by the coding sequence GTGACCTACGTCATCGCCCTGCCCTGCGTCGATGTGAAAGACCGCGCCTGCATCGACGAATGCCCCGTCGACTGCATCTACGAGGGCGACCGGATGCTCTACATCCAGGCCGACGAATGCGTCGACTGCGGTGCCTGCGAGCCCGTCTGCCCTGTCGAGGCGATCTACTACGAAGACGACCTTCCCGACGAGTGGAAGGACTACTACAACGCCAACGTCGAGTTCTTCCAGGAGATCGGCTCGCCCGGCGGCGCCGCCAAGGTCGGCCCGATCCCGGGCGACCACGCGCTGATCGCCGCCCTGCCGCCGCAGGCCTGA
- the dapC gene encoding succinyldiaminopimelate transaminase: MALQLPEFPWDSLVPFAARAREHADGIVDLSVGSPVDPTPEVVRQALADATDAHAYPATAGSPPLREALVDWFARRRGATDLTTANVIPTIGSKELVALLPTLLGLGEGDTVVHPTVAYPTYAIGAAIAGASAVAADDPDEWPEGTKLVWLNSPGNPDGHVDPIETLIRAVDRAREIGAVIANDECYAELNWQGDGPTPSILDPRVTRGSRRGTLAVYSLSKQSNLAGYRAAFVGGCSELVGQLLEVRKHAGLIPPAPVQHAMIAALGDEEHVDAQRELYRARRDVLRPALEAAGFHIDRSDAGLYLWATRDEDCWTTIAELAELGILAAPGAFYGDAGARHVRLALTATDERIAAAAARLSGIANG; this comes from the coding sequence ATGGCTCTGCAGCTGCCCGAGTTCCCCTGGGACTCGCTCGTCCCCTTCGCGGCGCGCGCCCGCGAGCACGCCGACGGCATCGTCGATCTCTCGGTCGGCTCGCCCGTCGATCCGACCCCGGAGGTCGTGCGTCAGGCCCTTGCCGACGCGACCGACGCCCACGCCTACCCGGCGACGGCGGGATCGCCTCCGCTGCGCGAGGCGCTGGTCGACTGGTTCGCCCGCCGCCGTGGCGCGACGGATCTGACCACGGCGAACGTCATCCCGACGATCGGCTCGAAGGAGCTCGTCGCGCTGCTGCCGACGCTGCTCGGACTGGGGGAGGGCGACACGGTCGTGCATCCCACGGTCGCCTACCCGACCTACGCGATCGGCGCCGCGATCGCCGGCGCCTCGGCCGTCGCCGCCGACGACCCCGACGAGTGGCCCGAGGGCACCAAGCTCGTCTGGCTCAACAGCCCCGGCAACCCCGACGGCCATGTCGACCCGATCGAGACCCTCATCCGCGCCGTCGACCGTGCGCGCGAGATCGGCGCCGTCATCGCCAATGACGAGTGCTACGCCGAGCTGAATTGGCAGGGCGACGGGCCGACACCGAGCATCCTCGACCCCCGCGTCACCCGTGGATCCCGCCGCGGCACGCTCGCCGTCTACTCGCTGAGCAAGCAGTCGAATCTCGCCGGATACCGCGCCGCATTCGTCGGCGGCTGCAGCGAGCTCGTCGGCCAGCTGCTGGAGGTGCGCAAGCACGCCGGGCTCATCCCGCCGGCGCCCGTGCAGCACGCGATGATCGCCGCTCTCGGCGACGAGGAGCATGTGGATGCGCAGCGCGAGCTCTACCGCGCCCGTCGCGACGTGCTCCGCCCGGCCCTCGAGGCCGCGGGCTTCCACATCGACCGCAGCGACGCGGGCCTCTACCTCTGGGCGACGCGCGACGAGGACTGCTGGACGACGATCGCCGAGCTCGCCGAGCTCGGCATCCTGGCGGCGCCCGGGGCCTTCTACGGCGACGCCGGGGCGCGGCACGTGCGGCTCGCTCTGACGGCGACGGACGAGCGGATCGCCGCCGCCGCGGCCAGGTTGTCGGGCATCGCCAACGGCTGA
- a CDS encoding citrate synthase, translating into MSDSGTTDASQKVTLSYPGGTAEFPILHAVDGKSSIDISTLTKQTGLTTLDQGFVNTASTKSEITYIDGDQGILRYRGYSIDDVAANATYLEVAWLLIYGELPTADQLAEFDDKVRHHTLLHEDLKRFFSALPHTAHPMSVLSAAVSALSTYYEDSLDPHDPEKVELSTIRLLAKLPVIAAYAHKKALGQAFLYPDNSLSFVDNFLKLNFGNLAEPYEVNPVLSKALDRLLILHEDHEQNASTSTVRLVGSTEANLFASISAGIQALSGPLHGGANEAVLTMLGKIRDSGESVEKFVERVKAKEDGIRLMGFGHRVYKNFDPRARLVKESADAVLADLGVNDPLLDIAKQLEEVALGDDYFVERKLYPNVDFYTGVIYKAMGFPTRMFTVLFAIGRLPGWIAQWRESNVDPKTKIGRPQQLYVGPDARSWPVDR; encoded by the coding sequence GTGAGCGATTCTGGAACCACCGACGCCTCTCAGAAGGTCACACTGTCCTACCCGGGCGGTACCGCCGAGTTCCCCATCCTGCATGCCGTCGACGGCAAGAGCAGCATCGACATCTCGACGCTGACGAAGCAGACCGGGCTGACGACCCTCGACCAGGGCTTCGTGAACACGGCCTCGACCAAGAGCGAGATCACCTACATCGACGGCGACCAGGGCATCCTGCGCTACCGCGGCTACTCGATCGACGACGTCGCGGCCAATGCGACCTACCTCGAGGTGGCCTGGCTGCTGATCTACGGCGAGCTGCCGACGGCCGATCAGCTCGCCGAGTTCGACGACAAGGTGCGGCACCACACCCTGCTGCACGAAGACCTCAAGCGCTTCTTCTCGGCGCTGCCGCATACCGCGCACCCCATGTCGGTGCTCTCGGCCGCGGTCTCGGCGCTCTCGACCTACTACGAGGACTCGCTCGACCCGCACGACCCGGAGAAGGTCGAGCTGTCGACCATCCGCCTGCTCGCGAAGCTGCCGGTCATCGCCGCCTACGCGCACAAGAAGGCGCTCGGCCAGGCGTTCCTCTATCCGGACAACTCGCTGAGCTTCGTCGACAACTTCCTCAAGCTGAACTTCGGCAACCTCGCCGAGCCCTACGAGGTCAACCCGGTGCTGTCGAAGGCGCTCGACCGCCTGCTGATCCTGCACGAAGACCACGAGCAGAACGCGTCGACGTCGACCGTGCGACTCGTCGGATCGACCGAGGCGAACCTGTTCGCGTCGATCTCGGCCGGCATCCAGGCGCTCTCGGGCCCGCTCCACGGCGGTGCGAACGAGGCCGTGCTGACGATGCTCGGCAAGATCCGCGACTCGGGCGAGAGCGTGGAGAAGTTCGTCGAGCGGGTGAAGGCCAAGGAAGACGGCATCCGTCTGATGGGCTTCGGTCACCGCGTCTACAAGAACTTCGACCCGCGGGCCCGCCTGGTGAAGGAGAGCGCCGATGCGGTGCTCGCCGACCTCGGCGTCAACGACCCGCTGCTCGACATCGCGAAGCAGCTCGAAGAGGTCGCGCTCGGCGACGACTACTTCGTGGAGCGCAAGCTCTACCCCAACGTCGACTTCTACACCGGCGTGATCTACAAGGCCATGGGCTTCCCGACGCGCATGTTCACCGTGCTCTTCGCGATCGGCCGACTGCCCGGCTGGATCGCCCAGTGGCGCGAGTCGAACGTCGACCCGAAGACCAAGATCGGCCGCCCGCAGCAGCTCTACGTCGGCCCCGACGCACGCAGCTGGCCCGTCGACCGCTGA
- the dapD gene encoding 2,3,4,5-tetrahydropyridine-2,6-dicarboxylate N-succinyltransferase, producing the protein MTAAWGHALVTLTASGSVLDAWFPSPALGPVPDDVDRVLPPADLAAWIGEDAVRETRRDWQLVEIETEVAPASTPDAYLRLHLLSHTLVAPNSVNLDGVFAQLPNNAWTSAGPVEADALNRLRPALQKAGYTVLGVDKFPKLLDYVTPDRVRIADASRVRLGAHLAPGTVVMHEGFVNFNAGTLGASMVEGRISQGVVVGDGSDVGGGASIMGTLSGGGTQRVRIGERALLGANAGVGISIGDDTVVEAGLYVTAGTKVHLIDPEAGAHGANTTVPNTVKAVELSGVPNLLFRRNSLTGAVEVLARSGAGIQLNAALHA; encoded by the coding sequence ATGACTGCTGCCTGGGGCCACGCCCTCGTCACCCTCACCGCCTCGGGCTCCGTGCTCGACGCCTGGTTCCCCTCCCCCGCTCTCGGCCCGGTGCCCGACGATGTCGACCGCGTGCTGCCGCCGGCCGACCTGGCGGCCTGGATCGGCGAGGATGCGGTGCGCGAGACGCGCCGCGACTGGCAGCTCGTCGAGATCGAGACCGAGGTGGCGCCCGCATCCACCCCCGACGCCTACCTGCGTCTGCACCTGCTCAGCCACACCCTCGTCGCGCCGAACAGCGTGAACCTCGACGGGGTCTTCGCTCAGCTGCCGAACAACGCCTGGACCAGCGCGGGCCCGGTCGAGGCCGACGCCCTCAACCGCCTGCGCCCCGCCCTGCAGAAGGCCGGGTACACGGTGCTCGGCGTCGACAAGTTCCCCAAGCTGCTCGACTACGTGACGCCCGACCGCGTGCGCATCGCCGACGCCTCGCGCGTGCGCCTCGGTGCGCACCTCGCGCCCGGCACCGTCGTCATGCACGAGGGCTTCGTCAACTTCAACGCCGGAACGCTCGGCGCCTCGATGGTCGAGGGCCGCATCTCGCAGGGTGTCGTCGTCGGCGACGGCTCGGATGTCGGCGGCGGCGCCTCGATCATGGGCACCCTGTCGGGCGGCGGCACGCAGCGGGTGCGCATCGGCGAGCGGGCGCTGCTCGGCGCGAACGCCGGCGTGGGCATCTCGATCGGCGACGACACGGTCGTCGAGGCGGGTCTCTACGTGACCGCCGGCACCAAGGTGCACCTGATCGACCCGGAGGCGGGCGCCCACGGCGCGAACACGACGGTGCCGAACACGGTCAAGGCGGTCGAGCTCTCGGGCGTGCCGAACCTGCTGTTCCGTCGCAACTCGCTGACCGGCGCGGTCGAGGTTCTCGCCCGCAGCGGCGCCGGCATCCAGCTCAACGCGGCACTGCACGCCTGA
- the dapE gene encoding succinyl-diaminopimelate desuccinylase, protein MTATPRLDPSLGSVELTRAICDIHSVSGDERVLADAIEQVLRAAPHLEVTRDGDAIVARTNLGRERRAVIAGHIDTVPINDNLPTRLDDDGVLWGRGTVDMKGGCAVQLKLAVELTEPDVDVTWVWYDNEEVEATRNGLGRLARSRPELLEADFAVLGEPSNGEVEGGCNGTIRVELRFSGRRAHSARAWKGVNAIHATAAALTTLAEHEAEDVEVDGLVYRESLSAVAISGGVAGNVIPDAAVVTVNYRFAPSRSGAEAEQRLRDLFPGVELVVTDLSEGARPGLDAPLAQDFLRAVGGEARPKYGWTDVARFSALGIPAVNYGPGDPMLAHADDERVPIEQIERCEAGLRAWLTGEIRGN, encoded by the coding sequence GTGACTGCGACGCCCCGTCTCGACCCCTCTCTCGGCAGCGTGGAACTCACCCGCGCGATCTGTGACATCCACTCGGTCTCGGGTGATGAGCGCGTGCTGGCGGATGCGATCGAGCAGGTTCTGCGCGCCGCACCTCATCTCGAGGTCACCCGCGACGGCGACGCGATCGTCGCGCGCACGAACCTCGGCCGCGAGCGACGGGCCGTGATCGCCGGGCACATCGACACCGTGCCGATCAACGACAACCTGCCGACCCGTCTCGACGACGACGGCGTGCTCTGGGGCCGCGGCACGGTCGACATGAAGGGCGGCTGCGCCGTGCAGCTGAAGCTCGCCGTCGAGCTGACCGAGCCCGATGTCGACGTGACCTGGGTCTGGTACGACAACGAGGAGGTCGAGGCCACCCGCAACGGCCTCGGGCGCCTGGCTCGCAGCCGACCGGAGCTGCTCGAGGCCGACTTCGCCGTGCTGGGCGAGCCGTCGAACGGCGAGGTCGAGGGCGGCTGCAACGGCACGATCCGCGTCGAACTCCGCTTCTCGGGGCGCCGGGCTCATTCCGCCCGCGCCTGGAAGGGTGTCAACGCGATCCACGCGACCGCCGCGGCGCTGACGACTCTCGCCGAGCACGAGGCCGAGGACGTCGAGGTCGACGGCCTCGTCTACCGCGAGAGTCTCAGCGCGGTCGCGATCTCCGGCGGCGTCGCCGGCAACGTCATCCCCGACGCGGCCGTCGTGACGGTCAACTACCGCTTCGCGCCGAGCCGCTCCGGTGCTGAGGCCGAGCAGCGCCTGCGCGACCTCTTCCCGGGGGTCGAGCTCGTCGTGACCGATCTCTCCGAGGGCGCGCGCCCCGGTCTCGACGCGCCGCTCGCCCAGGACTTCCTGCGCGCCGTCGGCGGCGAGGCGCGACCCAAGTACGGCTGGACCGACGTCGCGCGCTTCTCGGCTCTCGGCATCCCCGCCGTCAACTACGGGCCCGGCGACCCGATGCTCGCCCACGCCGACGATGAGCGGGTGCCGATCGAGCAGATCGAGCGCTGCGAAGCGGGTCTGCGAGCCTGGCTGACGGGTGAGATCCGGGGGAACTGA
- a CDS encoding DUF3117 domain-containing protein: MAAMKPRTGDGPMEAVKEGRLIIVRVPLEGGGRLVVSVNDEEAKELHDALAAVVSA; this comes from the coding sequence ATGGCAGCCATGAAGCCGAGGACCGGAGACGGGCCGATGGAGGCTGTTAAGGAGGGTCGCCTGATCATCGTGCGCGTTCCTCTCGAGGGCGGCGGACGACTTGTCGTCTCCGTCAATGACGAGGAGGCCAAGGAGCTGCACGACGCCCTCGCGGCAGTCGTGTCGGCGTAG
- a CDS encoding O-methyltransferase, translated as MADRDLSWKFAEEFVDEPEAAQMARRSSLEHGVEAVSPAVGAQLSVLAAAVGAQSIVEIGTGFGVSGLWMLRGAPAASLTSIDTEAEYHESARAAFAEAGHPATQVRLIGGRALDVLPRMNDRAYDLVLVDADPANVLAYVEHGLRLVRPGGVVAVPHALWRGRVADPAQRDGAVADYRALLSTVAESPAVTAALSTAGDGLLQLVPTGA; from the coding sequence ATGGCCGATCGAGATCTCTCCTGGAAGTTCGCGGAGGAGTTCGTCGACGAGCCCGAAGCCGCTCAGATGGCGCGCCGCAGCTCGCTCGAGCACGGCGTCGAGGCCGTCTCCCCCGCCGTCGGAGCCCAGCTCTCGGTGCTGGCCGCCGCGGTGGGCGCGCAGTCGATCGTCGAGATCGGCACCGGCTTCGGAGTCAGCGGACTGTGGATGCTGCGCGGGGCCCCCGCGGCATCCCTCACCTCGATCGACACCGAGGCCGAGTACCACGAGTCGGCCCGCGCGGCATTCGCCGAGGCGGGCCACCCGGCGACGCAGGTGCGCCTGATCGGCGGCCGTGCTCTGGACGTGCTGCCGCGCATGAACGACCGCGCCTACGACCTCGTGCTGGTCGACGCCGACCCGGCCAACGTGCTGGCCTACGTTGAGCACGGTCTGCGACTCGTCCGCCCGGGCGGGGTCGTCGCCGTGCCGCACGCACTGTGGCGTGGACGCGTCGCCGACCCCGCTCAGCGTGACGGAGCCGTCGCCGACTACCGTGCGCTTCTCTCGACGGTCGCGGAGTCCCCCGCGGTCACCGCGGCACTGAGCACCGCGGGTGACGGGCTGCTCCAGCTGGTCCCGACCGGCGCCTGA
- a CDS encoding twin-arginine translocase TatA/TatE family subunit, whose amino-acid sequence MSLGLTFDKLLIILVIAVFLIGPERLPRYAAQLGRLARGVRDMANGAKDRMREEMGPDFDDIEWSKLDPRQYDPRRIIRDALTEDAPTAAAAGAGAAAATAAATATAGDRPRYIESAYEQRQRKQGKGRPAPFDAEAT is encoded by the coding sequence GTGTCCCTCGGGTTGACCTTCGACAAGCTGCTGATCATCCTCGTGATCGCGGTCTTCCTCATCGGTCCCGAGCGCCTGCCCCGCTACGCCGCCCAGCTGGGCCGACTCGCCCGCGGAGTGCGCGACATGGCCAACGGCGCCAAGGACCGCATGCGCGAGGAGATGGGTCCCGACTTCGATGACATCGAGTGGTCGAAGCTCGATCCGCGCCAGTACGACCCGCGCCGCATCATCCGCGACGCGCTGACCGAGGACGCCCCGACTGCCGCGGCCGCCGGCGCCGGAGCAGCGGCGGCAACCGCCGCAGCCACCGCGACCGCCGGCGACCGCCCGCGCTACATCGAGTCGGCGTACGAGCAGCGCCAGCGCAAGCAGGGCAAGGGGCGACCGGCGCCGTTCGACGCCGAAGCCACCTGA
- a CDS encoding N-acetylglucosamine kinase: MRAAARKPFSRVSARAIKNPLHQRRVRVERHFHHPCGGSPDAVMKTRHSEIVVGVDGGGSSTRAVVVGSDGTALGYAVAGSGNRTAVGEEHAALAITEAVVRALDSAGVPREAPRLLAVALAGASGAGPGWLTGPLTENGVGGRVAIEADLVAGYLSGTLAEVGYAVVSGTGAIAARVRHRQIEAVADGLGWLLGDDGSGFQIGLAGVRAAAAELDGRGPATAVTAGVLAELDIPASAAAEEPDDRRRPRLLAALLQRVYAERPVTLARCARVVSEATTAGDPVARGIVEAAAAGLARTLLAVLDLEDPGPIVLGGSVLAHQPLVADALRTALPEGAELTTVPDGAVGSAVLALAHAGFPVDAERWGRIHSTLGALR, encoded by the coding sequence ATGCGGGCGGCCGCGCGGAAGCCGTTCTCGAGGGTGTCCGCACGCGCCATCAAAAATCCCTTGCATCAACGTCGGGTCAGGGTTGAAAGACATTTTCATCATCCCTGCGGAGGGAGTCCAGACGCCGTTATGAAAACGAGACATTCAGAGATCGTCGTCGGAGTCGACGGCGGCGGGTCTTCGACACGGGCCGTCGTGGTCGGGTCTGACGGCACCGCTCTCGGCTACGCCGTGGCGGGCAGCGGCAACCGCACCGCGGTCGGCGAGGAGCACGCCGCGCTCGCGATCACCGAGGCCGTCGTGCGCGCCCTGGACTCCGCCGGAGTGCCGCGCGAGGCACCCCGGCTGCTGGCCGTCGCCCTCGCCGGCGCGAGCGGCGCCGGTCCCGGCTGGCTGACCGGCCCGCTCACGGAGAACGGCGTTGGCGGACGCGTCGCGATCGAAGCCGACCTGGTCGCCGGGTACCTCTCCGGCACCCTGGCGGAGGTGGGCTACGCCGTCGTCTCCGGAACGGGCGCGATCGCCGCGCGCGTGCGCCACCGGCAGATCGAGGCCGTCGCCGACGGGCTCGGCTGGCTGCTCGGCGACGACGGCAGCGGCTTCCAGATCGGCCTCGCCGGCGTGCGCGCCGCCGCCGCCGAGCTCGATGGACGCGGGCCCGCGACCGCGGTGACCGCGGGCGTGCTCGCCGAGCTCGACATCCCCGCCTCCGCGGCCGCCGAGGAGCCCGATGATCGCCGCCGCCCTCGGCTGCTGGCCGCGCTGCTGCAGCGCGTCTACGCCGAGCGTCCGGTGACGCTCGCGCGCTGCGCGCGCGTCGTCTCCGAGGCCACGACGGCCGGAGATCCGGTCGCCCGCGGGATCGTGGAGGCCGCCGCGGCCGGCCTGGCGCGCACGCTGCTCGCGGTGCTCGATCTCGAGGATCCGGGCCCGATCGTGCTCGGCGGCAGCGTGCTCGCGCACCAGCCGCTCGTCGCCGACGCGCTGCGGACGGCGCTGCCCGAGGGCGCCGAGCTCACGACCGTGCCCGACGGCGCGGTCGGCAGCGCGGTGCTCGCGCTCGCGCACGCCGGGTTCCCGGTCGACGCGGAGCGGTGGGGGCGCATCCACTCGACGCTCGGCGCGCTGCGCTGA
- a CDS encoding MurR/RpiR family transcriptional regulator: protein MARADTLENGFRAAARIRANLPQMSAAMAKIGELVLADPTAALELSITELADRAGTSAATVTRFCRLLGYPGFAQFRLGLVDGGAGDEAQETWRVDIGRQFAPDDSPSDVLRTLLSVQSRALEATASLIDLELVTSIAQSIWSARHLDIYGVGGSWAVANELHSRLYRIGIDCHAWGEPHSGLVSAEFQDEHCVAIGISTSGRTAETVDMLARAAASGARTVAITSDRDSALARAAEACITTASPDVYLQPTDLAARPSQLLVLDLIYLLVAQQDFTATATRLTRSRLAVSGHRRVTSSPRGPRIPRATTGRTSA from the coding sequence ATGGCGCGTGCGGACACCCTCGAGAACGGCTTCCGCGCGGCCGCCCGCATCCGGGCCAATCTCCCACAGATGTCCGCCGCGATGGCGAAGATCGGCGAGCTCGTGCTCGCCGACCCGACCGCCGCGCTCGAGCTGTCGATCACCGAGCTGGCCGACCGCGCCGGTACCTCTGCCGCGACCGTCACCCGCTTCTGCCGACTGCTCGGCTATCCGGGATTCGCGCAGTTCCGCCTCGGGCTCGTCGACGGGGGAGCGGGCGACGAGGCCCAGGAGACCTGGCGCGTCGACATCGGGCGCCAGTTCGCGCCCGACGACTCTCCGTCGGATGTGCTGCGCACCCTGCTCTCGGTGCAGTCGCGGGCCCTGGAGGCCACCGCATCCCTCATCGACCTCGAGCTGGTCACCTCGATCGCACAGAGCATCTGGTCGGCGCGCCACCTCGACATCTACGGCGTCGGCGGCAGCTGGGCCGTCGCGAACGAACTGCACAGCCGGCTCTACCGCATCGGCATCGACTGCCACGCCTGGGGTGAGCCGCACAGCGGCCTCGTCAGCGCCGAGTTCCAGGACGAGCACTGCGTCGCGATCGGCATCTCGACCAGCGGGCGCACCGCCGAGACGGTGGACATGCTCGCCCGCGCCGCCGCGAGCGGCGCCCGCACTGTCGCGATCACGAGCGACCGCGACTCCGCTCTCGCCCGCGCCGCCGAGGCATGCATCACCACCGCGAGCCCCGACGTCTACCTGCAGCCCACCGACCTGGCCGCGCGGCCCTCGCAGCTGCTCGTGCTCGACCTCATCTACCTGCTCGTCGCGCAGCAGGACTTCACCGCGACCGCCACCCGGCTGACGAGATCGCGCCTCGCCGTCTCCGGGCACCGCCGCGTGACGAGCTCACCGCGCGGCCCCCGCATCCCCCGTGCCACCACCGGAAGGACCTCCGCATGA
- a CDS encoding sugar isomerase domain-containing protein: MTDSAHAYLDQVVPRLQKLTDLAAAGGLEPAVDLLVAALEKGGVIQSFGTGHSQAFVMELSGRAGGLIPTSGIYLRDVLTVGDRDRSQLTGGELERDPSVVDDLFAVSTIGPDDVFVIASNSGVNGSIVGVALEAKRRGHAVIAVTSLEHTNAVEPKHPSGQRLSEVADVVIDNLAPFGDTTLPVDGGVVVGAVSSITAALIAQLLTIGVTERIAATGATPPVYISANIPGGDEHNRALEDRYRGRIRRSA, encoded by the coding sequence ATGACCGACAGCGCCCACGCCTACCTCGACCAGGTCGTGCCGCGGCTGCAGAAGCTGACCGACCTCGCCGCGGCGGGCGGACTCGAGCCGGCCGTCGACCTGCTCGTCGCCGCGCTCGAGAAGGGCGGAGTGATCCAGTCGTTCGGCACCGGGCACTCGCAGGCCTTCGTCATGGAGCTCTCCGGCCGCGCCGGCGGACTCATCCCCACCAGCGGCATCTACCTGCGCGACGTGCTCACGGTCGGCGACCGCGACCGCTCGCAGCTCACCGGCGGCGAGCTCGAGCGCGACCCGAGCGTCGTCGACGACCTCTTCGCCGTCTCCACCATCGGGCCCGACGATGTGTTCGTCATCGCGTCCAACTCGGGTGTGAACGGCTCGATCGTCGGCGTCGCGCTCGAGGCGAAGCGCCGCGGTCATGCCGTCATCGCCGTCACGAGCCTCGAGCACACCAACGCCGTCGAGCCCAAGCACCCGAGCGGCCAGCGCCTCAGCGAGGTGGCCGACGTCGTGATCGACAACCTCGCGCCCTTCGGCGACACCACCCTGCCCGTCGACGGCGGCGTCGTCGTCGGCGCCGTGTCGTCGATCACCGCTGCGCTCATCGCGCAGCTGCTGACCATCGGCGTCACCGAGCGCATCGCTGCGACCGGGGCGACCCCGCCTGTGTACATCTCCGCCAACATCCCGGGAGGTGATGAGCACAACCGAGCCCTGGAAGACCGCTATCGCGGCCGCATCCGCCGCTCGGCCTGA